One Fuerstiella marisgermanici DNA window includes the following coding sequences:
- a CDS encoding reverse transcriptase family protein yields MVSVPFLIGLSVAAVVAVLIGLRLGRKRDSSFDSDWPNDSPGPLAQERTAQPSAQTKKSKKQPGYAARFDLAELARRLDVPEQQLLAAEPTYRIAKIAKPSGGTRRLEIPDDDTKALQRCILRRLLATLNAHPLACGFEEDTSIVDAALPHQNRAAVIRLDIRRFFESTSADRVQNWFIAIGWQPGAAEVLTRLTTNDGHLPQGAPTSPRLSNLINSPLDEGLLRLAKQYGGAYTRYADDITLSFNFDRGRKLRGIIQAARRIVKSYGYTLHGGKKRKVLRRHQRQQVLGLVVNEQVALPRSKRRWLRAVRHRIENGGEASLTAAQLKGWESFCSMVQEQRDEG; encoded by the coding sequence ATGGTCTCTGTTCCCTTCCTGATCGGCTTGTCCGTGGCCGCTGTCGTGGCGGTCCTGATCGGTCTAAGGCTGGGGCGGAAGCGGGATTCTTCGTTCGATTCCGACTGGCCGAACGACTCGCCCGGCCCACTTGCCCAGGAGCGCACCGCTCAGCCTTCAGCGCAAACAAAGAAGTCGAAAAAGCAACCCGGCTACGCCGCCCGTTTCGACCTTGCCGAGCTGGCCCGACGGCTGGACGTTCCCGAACAGCAACTGCTCGCAGCCGAACCGACTTACCGCATTGCAAAGATCGCCAAACCATCGGGCGGTACTCGCCGCCTGGAAATTCCGGACGACGACACCAAGGCGTTGCAACGATGTATTTTGCGACGGCTTCTCGCAACACTGAACGCACACCCACTCGCCTGCGGTTTTGAAGAAGACACGTCGATCGTCGACGCCGCGTTGCCGCACCAAAACCGAGCGGCCGTGATCAGACTGGATATCCGTCGCTTCTTCGAATCCACATCGGCAGACCGCGTGCAAAACTGGTTTATTGCGATTGGCTGGCAGCCTGGCGCAGCCGAAGTCCTCACTCGACTGACCACGAACGACGGGCACCTGCCGCAGGGAGCTCCCACCAGTCCGCGATTGAGCAACCTGATCAACTCGCCACTGGATGAAGGCCTGTTGCGCCTGGCAAAACAGTACGGCGGCGCATACACACGGTACGCAGATGACATCACTCTGTCGTTCAACTTTGATCGCGGTCGCAAGCTGCGAGGCATCATTCAGGCTGCTCGGCGGATTGTGAAAAGCTACGGCTACACGTTACACGGCGGCAAAAAAAGAAAAGTCCTGCGTCGTCATCAGCGGCAACAGGTGCTGGGCCTGGTCGTGAATGAACAAGTGGCGCTGCCACGATCTAAACGCCGCTGGCTGAGGGCCGTGCGTCACCGTATCGAAAATGGCGGCGAAGCCTCGTTAACGGCCGCTCAGCTTAAGGGCTGGGAATCGTTTTGTAGCATGGTCCAAGAACAGCGAGATGAGGGTTAG
- a CDS encoding DUF1553 domain-containing protein encodes MRRRPPHFAILLCCGLLTVLRASVADERTGESTPATDDSVQAVAQLVDGILQQSWQAEIVTPAAPATDEEFIRRLYLDLAGRIPAVSEAREFLADKSPNKRLAVVEQLLSSPGFVRHFTTVLRNALIPQATSQPQFRSLIPGFDAWLWEHIAKGSSYDTIVRSIIASELNLNNGPALASTTSPDAFFAVRELKPENLAAGTARAFLGVRLDCAQCHDHPFDMWTQQQFWNMAAFYSGFSRPEDEDEANPAMMNITEQTASRSIKMAGADAMIPAVFLTGTQPEWEQQGDRSPRQILADWIVDENNPWFAKMAVNRVWAQFFGRGIVDPVDDFSDNNPPSHPEVLQLLADDFVAHDYDLKRLVRVIAATQAYQLSGRQTHESQTEPAHFARAVLRGLTPEQFFDSLAEAVGFYQPFRSDNPFVVDTNSPRARFVDLFRGSAESPLERETTILQALAMMNGEFIDNATSLEDSRTLKAVVDFPAMTREEKLNTLFLAALSRSPTAAEQQRFGDYLKSGGVENDERAAMADVFWVLLNSSEFLLNH; translated from the coding sequence GTGCGACGGCGCCCACCTCATTTTGCCATTCTGCTTTGCTGCGGCCTCCTGACGGTGCTTCGGGCCTCGGTTGCGGACGAACGCACTGGCGAGTCGACGCCGGCGACCGATGACTCCGTTCAGGCAGTCGCTCAGCTTGTTGACGGCATTTTGCAGCAATCGTGGCAGGCAGAAATTGTGACGCCCGCCGCCCCGGCGACCGACGAAGAATTCATTCGTCGACTGTATCTTGATCTGGCAGGTCGGATCCCCGCCGTCTCAGAAGCTCGCGAATTCCTGGCGGATAAATCGCCCAACAAGCGTTTGGCGGTTGTCGAACAGCTACTCAGCAGCCCCGGCTTTGTCCGGCACTTCACCACCGTTTTACGAAACGCGTTGATCCCGCAGGCCACCAGCCAGCCACAGTTTCGATCCCTCATTCCCGGGTTCGATGCGTGGTTGTGGGAACACATCGCCAAGGGCAGTTCATACGACACCATTGTTCGGTCGATCATCGCGTCTGAATTGAACCTCAACAACGGCCCGGCCCTGGCCAGCACCACCAGCCCGGACGCTTTCTTTGCCGTCAGAGAATTGAAGCCGGAGAATCTGGCGGCGGGCACGGCTCGAGCGTTTCTTGGCGTGCGACTCGATTGCGCTCAGTGCCACGACCACCCGTTCGACATGTGGACGCAGCAGCAGTTCTGGAACATGGCCGCTTTCTATTCGGGCTTTAGCCGCCCCGAAGACGAAGATGAGGCTAACCCGGCCATGATGAACATCACTGAGCAGACAGCGTCGCGCAGCATCAAAATGGCGGGTGCGGATGCAATGATTCCCGCCGTTTTTCTGACGGGCACACAGCCGGAGTGGGAACAGCAGGGCGATCGGTCGCCACGACAGATTCTGGCGGACTGGATTGTTGATGAAAACAATCCCTGGTTCGCAAAGATGGCCGTAAACCGGGTGTGGGCTCAGTTTTTCGGACGAGGCATTGTCGATCCTGTCGACGACTTTTCCGATAACAATCCGCCATCGCATCCGGAAGTTCTGCAACTATTGGCCGACGACTTCGTAGCGCACGACTATGACCTGAAGCGGCTGGTTCGAGTGATCGCGGCTACACAGGCGTACCAGCTGTCCGGTCGGCAAACTCATGAATCACAAACCGAACCAGCTCATTTCGCGCGAGCCGTTTTGCGTGGGCTGACGCCGGAGCAATTTTTTGACAGTCTTGCTGAAGCCGTTGGTTTCTACCAACCGTTTCGCAGCGACAATCCATTCGTCGTCGACACCAACTCACCGCGCGCACGATTCGTGGACCTGTTCCGCGGCAGCGCCGAATCGCCGCTGGAACGTGAGACCACAATTCTGCAGGCGTTGGCCATGATGAATGGCGAATTCATCGACAACGCAACCAGCCTCGAAGACAGCCGCACTCTGAAAGCCGTTGTCGATTTCCCCGCGATGACTCGTGAAGAAAAGCTGAACACGCTTTTCCTGGCCGCGCTAAGTCGATCACCGACGGCAGCGGAGCAACAACGGTTTGGCGATTACCTAAAGTCCGGCGGCGTTGAAAACGACGAACGGGCTGCCATGGCCGATGTTTTCTGGGTGTTGTTGAATAGCAGCGAGTTTTTACTGAATCACTAA
- a CDS encoding DUF1501 domain-containing protein, translating to MNTHSTRRQFAKFSGLSLLGAAASGWLPSMAARAAQASKPTSRKCILLWMSGGPSQMETFDPKPDHENGGPTKAIDTSVPGIRISENLPQVAKVMQHLAPIRSMSTKEGDHTRATNFMHTGYLPQGPIRYPTLGSFLSKELIDRSCDLPSFVSVNPFRAFSPAAYGPGFLGPSWSPLVVNSSMTGDEDNRDVSFEVSNLKPPRNVTSAQADARMQMLASLEHDFLKDRPGAPGRSHVESYQQAVRMMNSAAVGAFNLDSEDDTLRDAYGRNPFGQGCLLARRLIENGVSFVEVNLSGADGAGGGAGWDTHQDNFDAVKNLCGVLDPAYATLMNDLSQRGLLEDTLVIWMGEFGRTPAINENTGRDHWPKSWSTVLGGAGVKTGQAYGATSVDGTEVSENPVIVQTLMATICNALEIDHETTNLSNVGRPIPLADHGSSSIEGLL from the coding sequence ATGAACACGCACAGCACCAGACGCCAATTTGCAAAGTTCTCTGGCCTCAGCCTGCTGGGAGCCGCCGCTTCCGGTTGGCTGCCTTCGATGGCAGCTCGCGCGGCGCAGGCTTCGAAGCCGACCTCACGCAAGTGCATCCTGCTGTGGATGTCCGGCGGACCGAGCCAGATGGAGACCTTCGATCCCAAACCGGATCATGAAAACGGTGGTCCCACAAAAGCCATCGACACCAGCGTCCCCGGTATTCGAATCAGCGAAAATCTGCCGCAGGTCGCGAAGGTGATGCAGCACCTCGCTCCAATTCGGTCCATGTCAACAAAAGAAGGCGACCATACTCGAGCAACCAACTTCATGCACACGGGCTACCTTCCGCAGGGGCCGATTCGTTATCCCACGCTGGGCTCCTTTCTGAGTAAGGAACTGATCGACAGAAGCTGCGACCTGCCGTCATTCGTCAGCGTGAATCCGTTCCGAGCCTTTAGTCCGGCCGCTTACGGGCCCGGATTTCTGGGACCGTCGTGGTCGCCGTTGGTTGTCAATTCTTCCATGACGGGCGACGAAGACAATCGTGACGTTTCGTTTGAAGTGAGTAACCTCAAGCCACCGCGCAATGTCACATCCGCTCAAGCCGACGCGAGGATGCAGATGCTGGCGTCGCTGGAGCACGACTTCCTGAAGGATCGCCCCGGCGCTCCAGGAAGAAGTCATGTCGAATCGTATCAGCAAGCGGTTCGCATGATGAATTCGGCAGCGGTAGGAGCTTTCAATCTGGACAGCGAAGACGACACTCTGCGAGACGCTTACGGACGTAACCCCTTCGGACAGGGCTGCCTGCTCGCTCGTCGATTAATCGAAAACGGCGTGTCCTTTGTCGAAGTCAATCTCAGCGGCGCAGATGGAGCTGGCGGTGGTGCGGGCTGGGACACTCACCAGGACAACTTCGATGCGGTGAAAAATCTTTGCGGCGTTCTCGACCCGGCGTACGCAACGCTAATGAACGACCTCAGCCAACGCGGGCTGTTGGAAGACACGCTGGTGATCTGGATGGGCGAATTTGGCCGGACACCGGCAATCAACGAAAACACCGGGCGAGACCACTGGCCGAAAAGCTGGAGCACTGTGCTGGGGGGAGCGGGTGTGAAGACGGGCCAGGCGTATGGAGCAACATCTGTTGACGGGACAGAGGTCTCCGAAAATCCGGTGATTGTGCAAACGCTAATGGCCACGATTTGTAACGCGTTGGAAATCGATCACGAAACAACGAACCTCAGCAACGTCGGACGTCCGATTCCGCTGGCGGATCATGGTTCGAGTTCGATTGAAGGGCTGCTGTAA
- a CDS encoding sensor domain-containing diguanylate cyclase — MLKSTKKLSRLPTLPTIAMEILRVFGDPDAPIQRISELVQTDPALASKILKAANSSRFGLPREVADVRQAITLMGKAKITPLVLGFSLVSESVADGEQGELFKKFWLRSFVRATAAEVLGSVHGAAIAAECFTLNLLAGIGQLGMMKQAPEDYIECMKRVQAGDVSISEAERSAFGLTHLELSSKMLTDSGMPKRFVEAIQALAEPEKSNNLTVESSRLYEILTTAAAFARYLCDHDRGVALVVLKEQLDNRAADSNSMDELTTAVRTKLQNSAALFDIDTSVIPEPEALLNEALEQLSEFTETMNDASEPSIPAELVAENGWLKQQVQSLVIQTSTDALTGVANRSYFDRRLDEMNKHCLRSGIIYGVAVVDIDHFKEVNDTYGHQAGDEVLKCVADCLRNATRSNETLARYGGEEFVVLLDNIPEQGMYICGERLRTAVEAMKFEFNGTPIPITVSIGLANGLPSGESFGETLFGLADAALYQAKQSGRNCVVVDYFSQSGGRPTRNSTCALRSAATISDDEVVPTYSYSSPSIELEP, encoded by the coding sequence ATGTTGAAATCAACAAAAAAACTTTCGCGTCTTCCAACGCTACCCACCATCGCCATGGAGATATTGCGAGTGTTTGGCGATCCGGATGCGCCAATCCAGCGAATCTCTGAACTGGTTCAGACGGACCCCGCTCTGGCAAGCAAAATTCTGAAGGCGGCCAACTCAAGTCGCTTCGGACTGCCCCGCGAGGTGGCTGACGTTCGTCAGGCCATTACGCTGATGGGGAAAGCAAAGATTACGCCGTTGGTGCTGGGCTTTTCGCTGGTGTCTGAATCGGTGGCGGACGGCGAGCAGGGGGAATTGTTCAAGAAGTTTTGGCTGAGATCTTTTGTGCGAGCGACCGCCGCAGAAGTACTCGGCTCGGTGCACGGTGCAGCCATTGCCGCTGAGTGCTTCACTCTGAATCTGTTGGCCGGCATCGGTCAACTGGGAATGATGAAGCAGGCACCGGAAGACTACATCGAATGTATGAAGCGCGTTCAGGCGGGCGACGTGTCAATTAGTGAGGCGGAACGAAGTGCGTTCGGGCTCACTCATCTGGAACTGTCGTCCAAAATGCTGACAGACTCCGGTATGCCGAAGCGGTTTGTCGAGGCCATCCAGGCGCTTGCGGAACCTGAGAAGTCGAACAATCTGACAGTAGAATCAAGCCGACTGTATGAAATCCTGACCACAGCCGCAGCATTCGCTCGGTACCTTTGTGATCACGACCGCGGCGTCGCACTGGTGGTGCTGAAGGAGCAACTTGACAACAGAGCAGCCGATTCGAACAGCATGGATGAACTGACCACAGCCGTGCGCACAAAGTTGCAAAATAGTGCTGCGCTGTTTGATATCGATACCAGCGTTATCCCGGAACCGGAAGCCCTGCTGAATGAGGCTCTGGAGCAGCTTTCGGAATTCACCGAAACGATGAACGATGCGAGTGAGCCATCGATTCCTGCGGAACTGGTGGCCGAAAACGGCTGGCTGAAACAACAGGTTCAATCGTTAGTGATCCAGACCAGCACGGACGCTCTGACCGGTGTTGCTAATCGTTCGTATTTCGATCGTCGACTGGATGAAATGAATAAGCACTGCCTGCGCAGTGGAATTATTTATGGCGTCGCTGTTGTGGACATCGACCACTTCAAAGAAGTCAACGACACATACGGACATCAGGCGGGCGACGAAGTTTTAAAGTGCGTGGCCGACTGCCTGCGAAACGCGACTCGGTCAAACGAAACGCTGGCTCGCTACGGCGGGGAAGAATTCGTGGTGCTGCTGGACAATATTCCCGAACAGGGCATGTACATTTGCGGAGAACGCCTGCGGACCGCCGTCGAAGCGATGAAATTCGAATTCAACGGGACCCCGATTCCGATCACGGTCAGTATCGGTCTGGCGAACGGTTTGCCGTCCGGCGAGAGCTTTGGTGAAACGCTTTTCGGACTGGCCGATGCCGCTTTGTATCAAGCCAAACAGTCGGGCCGGAATTGTGTTGTGGTCGACTACTTCAGCCAAAGCGGCGGACGTCCAACTCGCAACTCCACTTGTGCCCTGCGTTCCGCTGCCACCATCAGTGACGACGAAGTTGTGCCCACCTATTCTTACAGCAGCCCTTCAATCGAACTCGAACCATGA
- the flgB gene encoding flagellar basal body rod protein FlgB: MSLFNNHFDLLTRLVSASEQRQQVISHNIANVNTPNYRRLDLDFESALAAEIRRGDRSIGSPAEASVIQTQGLPTRSDGNNVDIDKEIGALGKNALLQQVYLQLMGTEMNQMKRAMEG; encoded by the coding sequence ATGTCACTCTTCAACAATCACTTCGACCTGTTGACTCGCCTGGTCTCTGCTTCAGAGCAGCGGCAGCAGGTGATCAGTCACAATATCGCCAACGTCAATACGCCAAACTATCGGCGGCTGGATCTGGATTTCGAATCCGCTCTGGCCGCTGAAATCAGGCGTGGTGATCGATCAATTGGCAGTCCGGCAGAAGCGTCTGTCATTCAGACTCAGGGCCTGCCGACTCGATCCGACGGAAACAACGTGGATATCGATAAGGAAATCGGAGCCCTCGGGAAAAACGCACTGCTGCAACAGGTTTACCTGCAGTTGATGGGCACCGAAATGAATCAAATGAAGCGAGCGATGGAAGGCTAA
- the flgC gene encoding flagellar basal body rod protein FlgC — MSLEKILSGMQISSSGLSGERLRMEVAANNIANAHTTRTPEGGPYRRQRVSFSSVMDHFAQSGMIDGDKQLGGVKVIGVTSDDSPLPLIYDPGHPDANEDGYVAMPNVTLPHEMVDLVTSSRAYEANLKAMETFKQMAEQALALLQGLR; from the coding sequence ATGTCACTGGAAAAAATCCTCTCCGGGATGCAGATCAGTTCGTCCGGCTTAAGCGGCGAACGACTGCGAATGGAAGTCGCCGCCAACAACATCGCGAACGCTCATACCACACGCACGCCGGAAGGTGGGCCATATCGTCGTCAGCGAGTTAGCTTTTCGTCGGTGATGGATCACTTCGCTCAGAGTGGCATGATCGACGGAGACAAACAACTGGGCGGCGTGAAAGTCATCGGAGTCACGTCTGACGATTCTCCTTTGCCGTTGATCTACGACCCGGGACACCCGGACGCCAATGAAGACGGCTATGTGGCAATGCCCAACGTAACTCTGCCACACGAAATGGTGGATCTTGTGACGTCCAGTCGAGCGTACGAAGCGAACTTAAAGGCGATGGAAACATTCAAGCAGATGGCCGAACAAGCCCTGGCTCTGCTGCAGGGGCTGAGGTAA
- the fliE gene encoding flagellar hook-basal body complex protein FliE: MTTPISSIGSVGGSLPGGLTTSAGKSGAAMPFADLVKGLLQDTNNQQAQVEESVTQLVTGETDSLHDVVLTASQADLAFRLVMEVRDRLISSYQEIMRMQM, from the coding sequence ATGACAACACCCATTTCTTCAATCGGATCGGTCGGCGGCAGCCTTCCTGGCGGTCTCACGACGAGCGCCGGGAAGTCCGGCGCCGCGATGCCGTTTGCAGATCTGGTGAAGGGCCTGTTGCAGGACACAAACAACCAACAGGCTCAGGTCGAAGAAAGTGTGACGCAACTGGTCACCGGAGAAACAGACAGCCTGCACGACGTGGTCTTAACAGCGTCACAAGCCGACCTGGCCTTTCGCCTGGTGATGGAAGTGCGAGACAGACTGATATCGTCGTACCAGGAAATCATGCGGATGCAGATGTAA
- the fliF gene encoding flagellar basal-body MS-ring/collar protein FliF, with product MAFLKTLIEQLKDLWGRWTIAQRVGISAATVACVAGIVGTMFWATRPDYVALVNQLTPQRAAEFIAILESEQITYELNYSGSAISVPRSSLNVARVALQDVWEPTVDDGAGMSGAFPGSPREEDERRRRQLETRIAQTLSRIHGVRSATVHISQPSPSPFVNEQTPSTASIIVDPTSAGSITMAVAEGIISTVARAVEGLAPDKITLMDTAGRQFNAADGIGSTMDGQFDYQQRVELRLASKAESMLGMLLGHGKAVVRVSADIDFRETTRTDRKLDPDSKVKRTETIETVSQTGGVTPNGEVGVNPNIQVPNFDGDEGVSYKKELISADYDNASTEEIVRDIPGKITRLTIAAIVDVAPPAADPAAADDAAAAPTPNFDAAQIEAIVKQAVGFDEVRGDEIQVMTADLTSGLPADEIPGVMAMWNEYEPMIQTVGMGLIATMAFLMGFLLLRKMKPVVVTETATEQQLSLDEVRHMAALSEQAKSNPEVAAKILSAWLGEDEEDLEAELKQGDKRAA from the coding sequence ATGGCATTTTTAAAAACACTCATCGAACAACTGAAGGACCTGTGGGGTCGCTGGACGATTGCTCAGCGAGTCGGCATCAGCGCGGCAACCGTCGCGTGCGTCGCCGGTATCGTGGGCACGATGTTCTGGGCCACACGCCCGGATTATGTGGCCCTCGTCAATCAACTGACGCCTCAGCGCGCGGCCGAGTTCATTGCGATTCTGGAATCTGAGCAGATCACTTACGAACTGAACTATTCCGGATCCGCCATCTCTGTCCCCCGCAGCAGCCTGAACGTCGCTCGAGTCGCTTTGCAGGATGTCTGGGAGCCAACCGTCGATGACGGAGCCGGTATGTCGGGCGCGTTTCCCGGCTCGCCACGCGAAGAAGACGAACGCCGACGTCGGCAACTGGAGACTCGAATCGCTCAAACGCTGAGCAGAATCCATGGCGTTCGATCGGCCACCGTGCATATCAGCCAGCCAAGTCCATCGCCGTTTGTGAATGAACAAACGCCATCCACAGCCAGCATCATCGTCGACCCGACGTCTGCGGGATCGATCACGATGGCAGTCGCTGAAGGAATCATTTCCACAGTTGCGCGAGCGGTCGAAGGTCTTGCACCAGACAAAATCACGTTAATGGACACAGCCGGACGGCAATTCAATGCGGCGGACGGTATCGGTTCCACGATGGATGGTCAGTTTGATTATCAGCAACGAGTAGAGTTGCGGCTGGCGTCCAAAGCGGAATCCATGCTGGGCATGCTGCTGGGACACGGCAAGGCGGTTGTGCGAGTCTCTGCCGATATCGACTTCCGCGAAACCACACGTACAGATCGAAAACTCGACCCGGACAGCAAGGTCAAACGAACGGAGACGATCGAAACGGTTTCTCAGACGGGCGGCGTGACTCCCAATGGAGAAGTCGGCGTGAACCCAAATATCCAGGTGCCAAACTTTGATGGCGACGAAGGCGTAAGCTACAAAAAAGAACTGATCTCAGCGGACTACGACAACGCCAGCACAGAAGAAATCGTCCGCGACATTCCCGGAAAGATCACCCGGCTAACCATCGCCGCCATTGTCGACGTCGCACCTCCGGCCGCTGATCCTGCGGCCGCCGATGACGCAGCCGCCGCGCCAACGCCAAATTTTGATGCGGCTCAGATCGAGGCGATCGTAAAACAGGCGGTCGGTTTCGACGAAGTGCGCGGCGACGAAATCCAGGTGATGACGGCCGACCTGACTTCAGGTCTTCCAGCCGATGAAATCCCCGGCGTGATGGCGATGTGGAATGAATACGAACCAATGATTCAAACGGTTGGCATGGGCCTGATTGCCACCATGGCGTTTTTGATGGGCTTCCTGCTGCTGCGAAAAATGAAGCCAGTGGTCGTCACCGAAACGGCGACGGAACAACAACTGTCGCTGGATGAAGTGCGACACATGGCCGCGTTGTCCGAACAGGCAAAAAGTAACCCTGAAGTGGCGGCGAAGATTCTTTCGGCGTGGTTGGGCGAAGACGAAGAAGATCTGGAAGCCGAGCTGAAACAAGGAGACAAACGGGCGGCGTAA
- a CDS encoding FliG C-terminal domain-containing protein: MTDRQTQTAELLKLLGEDTAQAVLSHLRPELAKSIRTQMESPEAKQLKLRQKRELLKDFEWFFDFALQAKPAAGLKVFSGEDEEADHKAESKQPEGEVRLTGDPMVDLGRLSIFQLAGALESEQPRTVAILLNNVPPELAANVLSYFPEEHRQLVAKQLSKEQDAPQVLVERIARATVQRGATLPADPPDRRDHLDRLGEVMREVPKSYRKDMMAAIEEEDAELSAALLKKLYRFDDIAGLEPHIVQQILGEVDGTTLTTAMFQADQNVLDTILGNLSRRARGTIEEELQFQTRVPEAQVTAAREAVAEIIAKIDQEGE; the protein is encoded by the coding sequence GTGACTGACCGACAAACGCAAACTGCGGAACTGCTGAAACTACTGGGCGAAGACACCGCTCAGGCAGTCCTCTCACACCTGCGCCCGGAACTGGCGAAGTCGATTCGGACTCAAATGGAAAGCCCGGAAGCCAAACAACTCAAGCTGCGACAGAAACGCGAACTGCTTAAGGATTTCGAATGGTTCTTCGACTTCGCGTTGCAGGCCAAACCGGCTGCAGGACTGAAAGTCTTTTCCGGCGAAGACGAAGAAGCGGATCACAAGGCCGAGTCCAAACAGCCGGAAGGTGAGGTCCGACTGACCGGTGACCCGATGGTTGACCTCGGGCGACTAAGCATCTTTCAGTTGGCTGGAGCTTTGGAATCCGAACAACCGCGGACCGTCGCCATCCTGTTGAACAACGTACCGCCGGAATTGGCAGCCAATGTGTTGAGTTACTTTCCTGAAGAACACCGTCAACTCGTGGCCAAACAGCTTTCTAAAGAACAGGACGCCCCGCAGGTCCTGGTTGAACGAATCGCTCGCGCCACCGTACAGCGCGGTGCCACGCTGCCGGCGGATCCGCCCGATCGACGTGACCACCTGGATCGGCTGGGTGAAGTGATGCGTGAAGTGCCGAAGTCGTATCGCAAAGACATGATGGCGGCAATCGAAGAAGAGGATGCAGAGTTGAGTGCCGCGCTGCTGAAGAAACTCTATCGGTTCGACGACATCGCAGGATTGGAGCCACACATCGTGCAGCAGATTCTGGGCGAAGTGGACGGCACAACGTTGACAACAGCCATGTTTCAGGCCGACCAGAATGTTCTGGACACGATTCTCGGCAACCTGTCTCGTCGAGCACGTGGGACAATTGAAGAAGAACTTCAATTCCAGACTCGCGTCCCGGAAGCACAAGTCACGGCGGCACGTGAAGCCGTCGCGGAAATTATTGCGAAGATTGATCAGGAAGGTGAATAG
- a CDS encoding FliH/SctL family protein, with the protein MSIQLLLNRSPSVVRVSACYDTKTGPPQPKASPQEEAAAAAQLEQQLEYMRQLLNEVGVAVEDLQQQHRQSITEMQQATVELSVVAASWIVGAAIDADMFAVDDLVAAMVDKLHKEQPIRVFLNPEDAALLNHLRSSSDAEDFANADVEFLPEAELARGIVRAESARSTLMTDMDDRLADIRRIWMENLNDTQTERRADDPAGRGFRRFPERRHTA; encoded by the coding sequence ATGTCAATTCAATTGCTGCTGAATCGCTCGCCTTCGGTCGTGCGAGTTTCTGCATGTTATGACACGAAGACAGGCCCACCGCAGCCGAAAGCTTCTCCGCAGGAGGAAGCCGCTGCGGCCGCTCAACTGGAACAACAACTGGAATACATGCGGCAACTGTTGAACGAAGTCGGTGTCGCCGTCGAAGACCTTCAGCAACAGCACCGCCAGTCGATCACGGAAATGCAGCAGGCCACGGTCGAACTTTCTGTCGTCGCGGCATCATGGATTGTCGGTGCTGCCATTGATGCCGACATGTTTGCGGTCGACGATCTGGTGGCGGCGATGGTCGACAAGCTGCACAAGGAACAACCGATAAGGGTGTTTTTAAACCCCGAAGACGCCGCACTGCTGAACCACCTGCGCAGCAGTTCAGACGCGGAAGACTTTGCGAATGCTGATGTCGAGTTTCTGCCGGAAGCAGAACTGGCTCGGGGAATTGTGCGAGCCGAATCGGCTCGCAGCACACTGATGACGGACATGGATGACCGGCTGGCGGATATCCGCCGGATCTGGATGGAGAACCTCAATGACACTCAGACTGAACGTCGAGCAGATGACCCGGCTGGCCGGGGATTCCGCCGCTTTCCGGAACGTCGGCACACTGCGTAG